Within Sphingobium sp. EP60837, the genomic segment GAAGGCTTGGGGCAAGAAGGGGAGGAAGCCTGCACAGGCCTTCCAGTCGGCCGGGTTGACGCCCACCGCCGCGATTTGGACCAGCGCTTCGCCTGGGCCAGGCACGGGGACTGGCAGGGCGCGGGCGCGGATCGCCTGCGGCCCTGCAAAGCTGTCCATCGCCATGGCCTGCATGGGGGAGGAGGGGGCGCGGTCGCCCGTCATGCGGCGATCTTGTCTCCATCGAGCAGCAGGGCGGCCAATGCCTCGCGATGTTGATCGGGGGTGCCGAGCCAGCTGGCGCAAGCGCGGGCGCGCTTGAAATAGAGATGGGCGTGATGTTCCCAGGTAAAGCCGATGCCGCCATGGAGCTGGATCGCGTCGCCCGAGACCGAGCGATAGGCGTCGGACACATAGCCGCGCGCGGCATGGGCGGCCTCGGCGAGTTCCTCGCCGTCTTCGTCGATCGCCGCCGCAGCATAATAGGCGGCCGAGCGCGAGGCTTCGACCAGCAGCATCATGTCGGCGAGCATATGCTTATAGGCCTGAAACGAGCCGATGAGGCGGCCGAACTGGACGCGCTGCTTGGCGTAATCGACGGTGGCGTCGAGGCTGTACTGCATGCCGCCGGTCTGTTCAGCGGCGAGTAGGCCAGCGCCGATGGTGAGGGTGCGTTCGATCGCCGCCTTGGCGCTGCCGGGTGCGCCCAGCAGCATGGCGTCCGTGACTTCGCAGTCGAAGGTCAGCGTTGCGAAGCGGCGGGTGCGGTCGAGGCTGGGGAGCGCTTCGATCGTGAGGCCGGGGGTGTCGGCTTCGAGGACGACGAGGCTGTCATCGCCGGTGGCGACGACGATCAGTTCCGCGACATGGCCGAAGGTCACGAAATCGGCCGTGCCGGTGAGGCGGCCGTTCGCCAGGGTAGGGCGGCTTGCCGCGCCGGCGAAACTCGCGCGCGTGCCGGAGGCGAGGCGGGGGAGGAGGCTCGCCTTCTGCTCCTCGCTGCCTGCGCCAAGCACCGCCTGGACCGCCAGCACGGCGGTCTCGAAAAAGGGGACAGGCGCCAGCACCCGGCCGGTTTCCTCGAGCACCAGCGCCATTTCGACCGCGCCCAGGCCCAGGCCGCCCTGCGCCTCAGGGATCATCAGCCCGGCAAAGCCCATTTCGGCAAAGCTCGCCCAGAGCCCTTCGTCAAAGCCGGTGGTCCCTTCGACCGCGGCGCGGATGACCTCGGGGTTGGCGGCATCGGTGAGGAAGTCGCGCGCGGCTTCCTGGATGGCGCGCTGGTCGTCGCTGAGCGCAAAGTCCATCAGGCGGCTCCGTAAACGGGCTTTGCAGGCTCGCGGGTTTCGATGAGCTTGCGCACAATCGCATCCATTTCATGGGCTTCGAGGCGGGCGCCCTTGTCGAAGGCGGGGCTGTCGGTCCAACCTTGCGAGAGGAAGACTTGGCCGCCCTTCAATTCAAACACCTGGCCAGTGACGCCCTTCGACTGTTCGGAGACCAGATAGGCGACCAGCGGCGCCATATTCTCGGGCGCAAAGACGTCGAACTCGCCTTCCTTGGCGTCCATGTCGAACGCCCCGGTCGAGGTCATGCGGGTGCGAGCGTTGGGGGCAAGGGCGTTGGCGGTGATGCCCAGGCGTCCAAGTTCAGCGGCCTGCACCAGGGTCAGCGTAGCGATGCCGCCCTTGGCGGTCGAATAGGCCGACTGGCCAACCGAGCCCTGCAGGCCCGCTCCGCTCGTCGTGTTGATGATGCGTGCATCGACGGGGTTGCCCGCCTTGCTTTGCGCGCGCCAATATTCAGCGGCGTGGCGCGCGGTGCAGAAATGACCGCGCAAATGGACGCGGATGACGGCGTCCCATTCTTCCGGAGAGCAGGTGAAGAACATGCGGTCGCGCACGAAGCCGGCATTGTTGACCACGGCATGGAGGCCTCCGAAGCTGTCGAGCGCCTGTTCGACCATGCGCTTGCCCGATTCCCATTCGGCGACGTCATCGGTGTTCGCGACGGCTTCCCCGCCCATCGCCTTGATCTCGTCCACGACCTGCTCGGCCGCGCCCTTGGTCTCGCCTGCCTCGCCATGGGTGCCAACGCCAAGGTCATTGACCACAACCTTGCAGCCTTGCGCCGCCAGGCCCAGCGCATAGGCTTTGCCCAGGCCATTGCCCGCCCCGGTCACGATCGCAACACGTCCTTCGCAGATACCCACTTGCCTTACTCCTCAAAATGCCTTGCGCGTCATGGTGCGACCGGGATCAGCAGATGCTGGCTCACGTCGCCGATAAGATCGAGCAGCGAATAATCCCGCTGCGAAAAATTCCATATGCCCTCGACCCGGACGAAGGCGTCATGATAGCGGCCTGCGCAGATCGCCTGGAGCGGCAGGTCCGGAGTCGCCTGAAACACGGTATAATAGGAACGGCAGGTGGCCGTGCCTGCCTCTTCGTCCAGCTCGACAATAGGGTTGGTGATGACATGCTTGGTGCGCGGCGTGCCGCAAGGGTAAAGCCGCACATGGGCGCGCCAGAGCGCGAGCATCGGGGCGGCGCCTTCGACCACTTCGCCGCCGCCGGTCTTGACCTTGGCGCGCGCGAACAGCGCGGCGACGCCTTCAAGGTCGCCTGCGTCCATCAGCTCGGCATAGCGGTAGAGGAGGTTGGTGATGGCAAGCGCGCTGCTCATCCCTCGCTCTCCTCGCGCGCCGCCTTGCGCTCGCGCAGCTGCGCGGTCTCGCCCGAAAGGCGCACGGCGATGGCCTCGGACTGGCTGCGCTGCGCCTGCCGCTCTGCGCTGGCTTCGCGCAGCGGCTCCGCCTCGACCAGATCGGTGAGCGCGGCACGGGCGAGCTTCTGATATTCGCCCTCGCCATTGTTGCGCCAGGTGACCTGGTGCGGCTCGAAGCTTTTGACCACCTTAGCCGGGTTGCCCGCGACCAGGCTGCGCGGCGGGGTCACGGTGTCGGACTTCACCAAGCTAAGCGCCGCGACGAGATTTTCATCGCCAATGACGGCATTGTCGAGGATCACCGCATTCATACCGATGAGGCTGTTCTCGCCGATCTCGCAGCCATGGATGATCGAGCCATGGGCGATGGTCGCGCCGCGGCGGATGATGGTGTCGCGCAGCTGGTTGGCGTGCACCGTGACATTGTCCTGGATCGAACTGTCGCCCTCGACGATGATCCGCCCGAAGTCGCCGCGCAGTGAGGCGCCCGGCGCGATGAAGCAGCCCGGCCCCACGATCACGTCGCCGATCAGCGAAGCCAGCGGATGGACGTAGCTCGATGGATCGACGGCGGGAACGATTCCCTGATAGGCATAGCAGGGCATGGGGCGGGCCTTCCTCGGTTACAGCCGCTCGACGATGGTGACGTTGGCCTGGCCGCCACCCTCGCACATTGTTTGGAGGCCATAGCGGCCGCCGGTGCGCTCAAGGGCGTTCAAAAGCGTGGTCATGAGCCGCGCGCCGGTCGCGCCGATCGGGTGGCCAAGCGCGATTGCGCCGCCCTGCACATTGACCTTCTCATGGGGAATGTCGAGTTCCTTCATCCAGGCCATGGTGACGCTGGCAAAGGCCTCGTTGCATTCGAAGAGGTCGATGTCGTTGATCGACATGCCCGCCTTCTTGAGCGCATATTGGGTGGCGGGGATCGGGCCGGTCAGCATCCAGATCGGGTTGGCGGCCCGGACCGAGAGATGATGGATGCGGGCGCGGGGTTTGAGGCCATGCTCCTTTACCGCATTTTCGCTGGCGATGAGCAGCGCAGCGGCCGCGTCGCAATTCTGGCTGGCGACGCCCGCGGTGATGATCCCGCCTTCGCGCACCGGGTTGAGGCTGGCAAGCCCTTCCAGCGTAGTGGTGGGGCGGATCGTCTCGTCACGGCCAAGGCCCTCGAAGGGTGCCACTTCCTTGTCGAACCAGCCATTGTCCCAGGCGGCCTGGGCGCGCTGGTGCGAGGCAAGGGCAAACTCTTCCATGGCCTGGCGGCTGATGCCCCATTTGTCGGCGATCATTTCGGCCGACTTGATCTGGTTGACTTCCTCGTCGCCATAGCGCGCGTCCCAGCCCTTAGCTCCGATGAAGGGGCTGTCGAACCCATATTGGGCGCCGGCGATCATCGCGGCCATGATCGGGATGCGGTTCATCGCCTGGCTGCCGCCTGCGACCACCAGGTCCTGGGTGCCGCTCATCACGCCCTGCGCGGCGAAATGCACCGCCTGCTGCGATGAGCCGCACTGGCGATCGACGGTGACGCCGGGCACTTCTTCAGGCAGGCCCGCCACCAGCCAGGCGGTGCGGCCGATATCGCCCGCCTGGCCGCCGATCGTCTCGGTGCAGCCCCAGACGACGTCCTCGACCTGGGAAGGATCGATGCCGGTGCGCGTCACCAGTTCCTTGATCGGGTGCGCGCCAAGGTCGGCGGGGTGGACATGGGCAAGGCTGCCCTTCTTGCGGCCGACGGGCGTGCGGACGGCGTCGATGATATAGGCTTCAGGCATTGTCGGCTTCCCGTGCGAAGGTCTGGTCCGGCCCCATGGGCTGGGTGAAGATGCGCGTGGCGATGCGCGCGCGGTGATAGGCAGGCGTGCCCCAGCTCTGGGTCAGCGCAAGGGCGCGCTTGAGGAACAGGTGGACGTCCACCTCCCAGCTGTAGCCCATGGCGCCATGCACTTGGATCGAGGCGCGGGCGGCCTTGTCGGCGGCTTCCAGCGCGACGATCTTCGCATGGCTGACGCGGGCGCGGGCTTGAACGTCGCGCGTGCCGATTTCGGCGGCCGCCGCTGCGACCACCGGCTTGGCGAATTCGATCGTCACCTGGGCGGAGGCGAGGTGATGCTTGACCGCCTGGTAGCTGCCGATGGGCTTGCCGAACTGCTGCCGTTCCTTGGCGTAGTCCACGGCCAGATCGACGGCGCGCTGGGCGAGGCCGAGGCCGAAGGCGGCGTTGAAGAGGGACGCGCGGTCAAATGCCAGGTCCCAGTCCGCCTTGCCGAGCGCAGTCGCGTTCTGCGGGCTCCATTCGACCGTGAACAGGCGGCGGAACGGGTCGATGCTGGGCTGGGCGGTCAGCGTCACCTGATCGGGGGTGGCGAGGAAAGCTTCGCCCTCCTGATGCAGTAGGATCGCCGCTGCGCTGTCGGCATTGGCGACGTAGGGGTTGGCGGGATGCGCGATCGCGATCGTCGCGGCGGGATCGGCGAGCAGTGGGTGATCGGGCGCGAGCGCGGCGAGCGTTGGCGCTGCGACGCCTGCGCTTTCGACCAGCGGTTCAGGGAGGACGACATAGCCCGCTTCTTGCGCAATGAGGGCGAAGTCGGATTCGGCAAGCCCGATGCCGCCTGCGTTTTCGGGCAGCAGGACGAGGGTGAGGCCGGTCTCGACGATCGATGCCCAGCGGGCCGGGTCGATGGCCTCGCCCGCCTCCATCATGCGCCGCCAATGATCAGGCGTCGAGCTGTCAGCGAAGAGCGAGCGCGCCGTCTCGGCAAACATCAGCTGTTCGTCGTTGAGGGTGAAATCCATGTCCTATTCCCCCTTAGCGCGGCAGGCCGAGCATGCGCTCGGCGATGATGTTGCGCTGGATCTCGTTCGACCCGGCATAGATGGGCCCGGCGAGCGCGAAGATATAGTCGTCGATCCAATCGACGGGGCTGGCGTCCGGCGCCTCGTGGGTGAGTTCGGCCTGCGGCCCCAGGATCGACAAGGCGGTCTGCGTCAGATGAATGTCCAGTTCCGACCAGAAGATCTTGTTGGTGCTAGCTTCCGGCCCGATCTTCGCTCCCGCCATCAGGCGCGAGGCCGTCTGGTAGATGTTGAGCGCATAGGCGTCGGCATTCATGTGCGCGCGCACGACATCGGCTTCCAGCGCAGGGTCGGCGGTTTCCTTATGCGCCTGCCAAAGCGCCGCCAGCTTCTTCGCCGCCACTTGGTAGCGGGCAGGGGACCGCAGCATGAGCCCACGTTCGAAACCGGCGGTCGCCATGCAGATGTGCCAGCCCTGGCCTTCGTCGCCAAGGCGGTTGAAGGCGGGGACGCGGACATTTTCGAGGAAGATTTCGGCAAAGCCGACATGGCCGTTGATCTTCTTGATTGCGTTCACAGTCACGCCCGGCGCATCCAATGGGAAGAAGATGAGGCTCATCCCCTTGTGCCGCTCGGAGCCCGGCTCGCGGAAGAGGCCAAAGGCCCAGTCGGCGAACACCGCGCGGCTCGACCAGATTTTATGGCCGTTGAGGATATAGTCGTCGCCGTCCCGCGTCGCGGTGGCGCGCACGCCGGCAAGGTCGGAGCCTGCCTGCGGTTCGGACCAGGCCTGCGCCCAGATTTCCTCGCCGCTCGCCATTTTGGGGAGGAAGCGCTGCTTCTGCTCATGGGTGCCGAATTCGATCAGCGTGGGGCCAAGCAGGAAGATGCCGTTCTGGTTGACGCGGCCGGGCGCACCGGCGCGATAATATTCCTCCTCGAAGATCAGCCACTGGATGAGGTCGAGGCCGCGCCCGCCATATTCGCGTGGCCAGGTGACCATGCCCCAGTCGCCCGACTTCAGGGTCTTTTCCCATTGCCGGTGGGCCTCGAACCCTTCGCGGGTCGCGTCGAAATGCTCGAGCGGAGCGGACGGCACATGGGCTTCGAGCCAGGCGCGGACTTCGGCGCGGAACGCCTGCTGCTCGGGAGTGTAGGTGAGATCCATTAGAACTTTGCCGTGCCTTTCCCTTCGGCGAAGGCGTCGCGCGCCTTCTGGCTGTCTTCATGCATGTACATTTCGAGCGTGAAGCCCTGTTCGATGCGGTAATGGGCCGACGGGTCGGTGGGCTCGATCAGATTGAGCGCCTGCTTGGCGATGACGAGCGCCGCGCGGCTCTTGGACGCGATGACCTCGCAGAAAGCATAGGCTTCGTCCTTGAGGCGATCGAGCGGCACGACCTTGTGCACCGATCCATGGCGATGCGCGTCCTCGACCGAGATGCGCCCGCCGGTGAAGAAGTTGGCGCGCACCATCTGGACAGGCAGCATGCGGCTCATGAAGGCCGCGCCCCCCATCGCGCCGCGATCGATCTCGGGCAGCGAGAAATAGGCCCCCTCGGCTGCGATCAGCGCGTCGCAGGCGCCCGCGATATTGACGCCGCCGCCGATGACGAAGCCGTGGAGCGCGCCCACCACCGGGATCTCGCATTCGCGGATCGCCTTGAAGGTGAGATAATTATCCTTGTTGAGCTTTGCGATGCGCTCGGGGTGCGCGGCCATTTCCTTGATGTCGACGCCGCCGCAAAAGCCGCGGCCCTCGGCGCGGATCAGGATGCAGCGCACATCGGGATTGCGCGAGGCTTCCCAGACGAGGCCGGGAATCGATTCCCAGCCCTTAGTGTCGAAGGCGTTGACCGGCGGATGGTCGAACAGGATTTCGGCGATCTTGTCCTTGATCGTGAGTGTAATCGGCATGTCTTGTCCTTTTTCCTCAGGCCCGCTCCTCAGGCCGCGCTGGCGGCCTCGCGGCCGAGGCCCGCGAGGACGGCAAGGCGCTCATGCGCTTCGGCAACGATGCGATCGACCAGTTCCTGGCAGCTCGGGATCTCGCCGATGCGGCCGCCGACCACGCCGGTCGCCATCACGCCATGTTCGATGTCGCCATCGACGACGGCCTTTTGGATCAGCATCGGCATGGTCGCGGCCATCATTGCCTGTTTCAAGGGCACCTGGCCATGACCGGTCATGCCCTTGGCCGACTTGATCATGTCGATCCAGCTTGCCCCGCTCAGCTTCTTCATCGCCGCGCTTGCCTCGATCGCGCGCAGCCACATGCCCAGCTTTCCGGACTTCTCGATCTTGTCCATGAGGCGGGTGCGCACCATCCGCTGCGGGATGCCGTCGAGCTTGGTGGTGACGATGATGCCGTCGGTCGTCGCCTTGAGATAGGCCGTCTTGGTCGTGTCAGGCACCGGGCTTTCCTTGGTGAGGAGGAAGCGCGTGCCCATGGCGATGCCTACCGCGCCATAGGCCATGGCCGCTGCAAGGCCGCGCCCGTCGGCAAAGCCGCCGCTGGCGATCACCGGCACCTTGACGGCGTCGAGCACCTGGGGGAGCAGTACGGTGGTGGGGACAGAGCCGGTATGCCCGCCGCCTTCGCCGCCCTGGACATTGACCATGTCAACGCCCAGTTCCACCATCTTCTGCGCATGCTTGACCGCGCCGACGGTCGGGACGCAGAGGATCCCCGCATCCTTGAACCGGCCGATCATCTTGGCATTGGGGCCGCGCCCGAAGCTGACCGCGCGCACCTGATCCTTGTTGGCGAGGATCAGCTCGACAATCTGGTCGGCGCCAGGCTGGAAGCTGTGGAAATTGACGCCGAAGGGCTTGTCCGTGCCCTGGCGCACAGCCAAGATCTTCTCACGCGCCTCTCGCGGAGTCATGACGGCAGCGCCCAGGAAACCGAAGGCGCCCGCATTGCTCGAGCCGATGACCAACGAAGGTTCGGCAACCCAGCCCATGGCAGTCTGGATGATCGGCCAGCGGCAGCCAAG encodes:
- a CDS encoding acyl-CoA dehydrogenase family protein, encoding MDFALSDDQRAIQEAARDFLTDAANPEVIRAAVEGTTGFDEGLWASFAEMGFAGLMIPEAQGGLGLGAVEMALVLEETGRVLAPVPFFETAVLAVQAVLGAGSEEQKASLLPRLASGTRASFAGAASRPTLANGRLTGTADFVTFGHVAELIVVATGDDSLVVLEADTPGLTIEALPSLDRTRRFATLTFDCEVTDAMLLGAPGSAKAAIERTLTIGAGLLAAEQTGGMQYSLDATVDYAKQRVQFGRLIGSFQAYKHMLADMMLLVEASRSAAYYAAAAIDEDGEELAEAAHAARGYVSDAYRSVSGDAIQLHGGIGFTWEHHAHLYFKRARACASWLGTPDQHREALAALLLDGDKIAA
- a CDS encoding SDR family oxidoreductase, whose product is MGICEGRVAIVTGAGNGLGKAYALGLAAQGCKVVVNDLGVGTHGEAGETKGAAEQVVDEIKAMGGEAVANTDDVAEWESGKRMVEQALDSFGGLHAVVNNAGFVRDRMFFTCSPEEWDAVIRVHLRGHFCTARHAAEYWRAQSKAGNPVDARIINTTSGAGLQGSVGQSAYSTAKGGIATLTLVQAAELGRLGITANALAPNARTRMTSTGAFDMDAKEGEFDVFAPENMAPLVAYLVSEQSKGVTGQVFELKGGQVFLSQGWTDSPAFDKGARLEAHEMDAIVRKLIETREPAKPVYGAA
- a CDS encoding nuclear transport factor 2 family protein, producing the protein MSSALAITNLLYRYAELMDAGDLEGVAALFARAKVKTGGGEVVEGAAPMLALWRAHVRLYPCGTPRTKHVITNPIVELDEEAGTATCRSYYTVFQATPDLPLQAICAGRYHDAFVRVEGIWNFSQRDYSLLDLIGDVSQHLLIPVAP
- a CDS encoding gamma carbonic anhydrase family protein yields the protein MPCYAYQGIVPAVDPSSYVHPLASLIGDVIVGPGCFIAPGASLRGDFGRIIVEGDSSIQDNVTVHANQLRDTIIRRGATIAHGSIIHGCEIGENSLIGMNAVILDNAVIGDENLVAALSLVKSDTVTPPRSLVAGNPAKVVKSFEPHQVTWRNNGEGEYQKLARAALTDLVEAEPLREASAERQAQRSQSEAIAVRLSGETAQLRERKAAREESEG
- a CDS encoding acetyl-CoA C-acetyltransferase, giving the protein MPEAYIIDAVRTPVGRKKGSLAHVHPADLGAHPIKELVTRTGIDPSQVEDVVWGCTETIGGQAGDIGRTAWLVAGLPEEVPGVTVDRQCGSSQQAVHFAAQGVMSGTQDLVVAGGSQAMNRIPIMAAMIAGAQYGFDSPFIGAKGWDARYGDEEVNQIKSAEMIADKWGISRQAMEEFALASHQRAQAAWDNGWFDKEVAPFEGLGRDETIRPTTTLEGLASLNPVREGGIITAGVASQNCDAAAALLIASENAVKEHGLKPRARIHHLSVRAANPIWMLTGPIPATQYALKKAGMSINDIDLFECNEAFASVTMAWMKELDIPHEKVNVQGGAIALGHPIGATGARLMTTLLNALERTGGRYGLQTMCEGGGQANVTIVERL
- a CDS encoding acyl-CoA dehydrogenase family protein, whose amino-acid sequence is MDFTLNDEQLMFAETARSLFADSSTPDHWRRMMEAGEAIDPARWASIVETGLTLVLLPENAGGIGLAESDFALIAQEAGYVVLPEPLVESAGVAAPTLAALAPDHPLLADPAATIAIAHPANPYVANADSAAAILLHQEGEAFLATPDQVTLTAQPSIDPFRRLFTVEWSPQNATALGKADWDLAFDRASLFNAAFGLGLAQRAVDLAVDYAKERQQFGKPIGSYQAVKHHLASAQVTIEFAKPVVAAAAAEIGTRDVQARARVSHAKIVALEAADKAARASIQVHGAMGYSWEVDVHLFLKRALALTQSWGTPAYHRARIATRIFTQPMGPDQTFAREADNA
- a CDS encoding acyl-CoA dehydrogenase, coding for MDLTYTPEQQAFRAEVRAWLEAHVPSAPLEHFDATREGFEAHRQWEKTLKSGDWGMVTWPREYGGRGLDLIQWLIFEEEYYRAGAPGRVNQNGIFLLGPTLIEFGTHEQKQRFLPKMASGEEIWAQAWSEPQAGSDLAGVRATATRDGDDYILNGHKIWSSRAVFADWAFGLFREPGSERHKGMSLIFFPLDAPGVTVNAIKKINGHVGFAEIFLENVRVPAFNRLGDEGQGWHICMATAGFERGLMLRSPARYQVAAKKLAALWQAHKETADPALEADVVRAHMNADAYALNIYQTASRLMAGAKIGPEASTNKIFWSELDIHLTQTALSILGPQAELTHEAPDASPVDWIDDYIFALAGPIYAGSNEIQRNIIAERMLGLPR
- a CDS encoding enoyl-CoA hydratase family protein, encoding MPITLTIKDKIAEILFDHPPVNAFDTKGWESIPGLVWEASRNPDVRCILIRAEGRGFCGGVDIKEMAAHPERIAKLNKDNYLTFKAIRECEIPVVGALHGFVIGGGVNIAGACDALIAAEGAYFSLPEIDRGAMGGAAFMSRMLPVQMVRANFFTGGRISVEDAHRHGSVHKVVPLDRLKDEAYAFCEVIASKSRAALVIAKQALNLIEPTDPSAHYRIEQGFTLEMYMHEDSQKARDAFAEGKGTAKF
- a CDS encoding NAD(P)H-dependent flavin oxidoreductase → MGDPLHTILTERLGCRWPIIQTAMGWVAEPSLVIGSSNAGAFGFLGAAVMTPREAREKILAVRQGTDKPFGVNFHSFQPGADQIVELILANKDQVRAVSFGRGPNAKMIGRFKDAGILCVPTVGAVKHAQKMVELGVDMVNVQGGEGGGHTGSVPTTVLLPQVLDAVKVPVIASGGFADGRGLAAAMAYGAVGIAMGTRFLLTKESPVPDTTKTAYLKATTDGIIVTTKLDGIPQRMVRTRLMDKIEKSGKLGMWLRAIEASAAMKKLSGASWIDMIKSAKGMTGHGQVPLKQAMMAATMPMLIQKAVVDGDIEHGVMATGVVGGRIGEIPSCQELVDRIVAEAHERLAVLAGLGREAASAA